The following are encoded in a window of Myxococcota bacterium genomic DNA:
- a CDS encoding glutathione S-transferase family protein, which translates to MTEPHRIFGLELSPYSVKVRAYFRYKAIPHVWLTRNADNQNEFQKHAKLPLVPLVVSPDGEALQDSTPIIEHYETRFPEPSIHPREPVAAFVSALLEEFGDEWGNKWMFHYRWARDVDQIAAAGRIARASMPRASEEQHAATTQAIRQRMVGRVWFVGSSPATSARIEASFGETIDLLDAHLASRPYLFGARPSFADFGLWGQIYNAWTDPTPGALIEGRTPAVLAWIQRMLFPRSEGEFEPWARLAPSLSPLLERQVGRLFLPWSVANAAAIDAGKEEFTVALGGEPWSQKPQKYHAKSLVALRAKYAAAGDRPALDALLERTGCLAALRG; encoded by the coding sequence ATGACGGAACCCCACCGCATCTTCGGGCTGGAGCTCTCGCCCTACTCCGTGAAGGTCCGCGCGTACTTCCGCTACAAGGCGATCCCGCACGTGTGGCTCACGCGCAACGCCGACAATCAGAACGAGTTCCAGAAGCACGCGAAGCTTCCGCTGGTGCCGCTGGTGGTTTCGCCCGACGGCGAAGCGCTGCAGGACTCGACGCCGATCATCGAGCACTATGAAACACGTTTCCCCGAGCCGTCGATCCACCCGCGCGAGCCGGTCGCGGCGTTCGTGTCGGCGCTGCTCGAGGAGTTCGGCGACGAGTGGGGCAACAAGTGGATGTTCCACTACCGCTGGGCGCGCGACGTGGATCAGATCGCGGCCGCGGGGCGCATCGCCCGTGCGTCGATGCCGCGCGCCAGCGAGGAGCAGCACGCCGCCACCACGCAGGCGATCCGCCAGCGCATGGTCGGCCGCGTGTGGTTCGTGGGCTCGAGTCCGGCGACCTCGGCGCGCATCGAGGCGTCGTTCGGCGAGACGATCGACCTGCTCGACGCGCACCTCGCGAGCCGGCCGTATCTGTTCGGTGCGCGGCCGTCCTTCGCCGACTTCGGTCTCTGGGGTCAGATCTACAACGCCTGGACCGACCCGACTCCGGGCGCGCTGATCGAGGGACGCACGCCCGCGGTGCTGGCGTGGATCCAGCGCATGCTGTTTCCACGCAGCGAAGGTGAGTTCGAGCCGTGGGCGCGGCTCGCGCCGAGTCTCTCGCCCCTGCTCGAACGCCAGGTCGGGCGGCTGTTCCTGCCTTGGAGCGTGGCGAACGCCGCCGCGATCGACGCGGGCAAGGAGGAGTTCACGGTGGCGCTCGGGGGTGAGCCGTGGAGTCAGAAGCCGCAGAAATACCACGCGAAGTCACTGGTCGCGCTGCGCGCGAAGTACGCCGCGGCGGGCGACAGGCCGGCACTCGATGCGCTCCTGGAGCGCACGGGCTGCCTGGCGGCGCTGCGGGGCTGA